The following proteins are encoded in a genomic region of Sorangiineae bacterium MSr12523:
- a CDS encoding AMP-binding protein: MSPNIDLELMMTDDDRTLGDILQSRARQQPDETAYIYLKGGEHDEISVTYGELDRQARTIAATIQGACRPGDRAILLYPPGLEFIAAFFGCLYAGVIAVPAYPPKANRNLSRLRDIVDDCRAVLALSTQQIGNSIQGHWPELRWIATDSLDGSLANGWQARAIDPRALAFLQYTSGSTGTPRGVMVSHRNLVHNSECIRDRWGHSASSVGVCWVPQFHDLGLIIGILQPVYVGYKAVLMSPTAFVQKPFRWLQAISRYRGTTTCGPNFSFDLCVSKVTPEQRATLDLSSLETVMNGAEPVLLSTLQNFAEAFGPCGFDRRAFRGGYGLAEGTVFVTTSHRLPKGPNARSLSRAALEQHLVAGSTERDAQDIVACGPTAGDQELVIVHPDLHTRCKADQIGEIWLKGESVAQGYWERPEETARTFHAFLDDTKEGPFLRTGDLGFLHENELYVTGRTKDLIIVRGRNHYPQDIERTVENVHPTLRLHCTAAFSVREQGEERVVVVQELKRDHGNVDLEQLTADIFRAVAEEHELSLHAIVLIADGNISKTSSGKIQRSTCRRRYEDGAFQVLLQTTFAVSTKRAPMDRAAFLQRFQRLDAEECRAQVELYLIQMLRSIRQGLFYIDVHQALVKIGLDSLGVAEVRSALEDDLGMAFPIPTLMDMSLRDLAEEILRGAATASLEGVRKGADGLSDAEVTTLLEDMLSLEGSNRA; encoded by the coding sequence ATGAGTCCCAATATTGATTTGGAACTCATGATGACGGATGACGATCGAACACTGGGCGATATCCTGCAGTCGAGGGCGCGCCAGCAGCCCGACGAGACGGCCTATATTTACCTCAAAGGCGGAGAGCACGACGAAATCAGCGTGACGTACGGCGAGCTGGATCGCCAAGCGCGCACCATCGCCGCCACCATCCAGGGCGCATGCCGCCCCGGCGACCGCGCCATCCTGCTCTACCCGCCGGGGCTCGAGTTCATCGCGGCGTTCTTCGGCTGCTTGTACGCCGGGGTCATCGCGGTGCCGGCGTATCCGCCGAAGGCCAATCGCAATTTATCGCGTCTGCGCGACATCGTCGACGACTGCCGGGCCGTACTGGCCTTGAGCACGCAGCAGATTGGCAACTCCATTCAGGGCCATTGGCCGGAGTTGCGCTGGATCGCCACCGATTCCCTCGATGGGTCGCTCGCGAACGGCTGGCAGGCACGCGCCATCGACCCGCGCGCGCTCGCCTTTCTGCAGTACACCTCCGGGTCCACGGGCACGCCTCGCGGGGTGATGGTTTCCCATCGCAACCTCGTGCACAATTCCGAGTGCATCCGCGACCGCTGGGGCCATTCGGCTTCGAGCGTGGGCGTCTGCTGGGTCCCGCAGTTTCATGATTTGGGGCTCATCATCGGCATTTTGCAGCCCGTGTACGTCGGATACAAAGCCGTGCTCATGTCGCCGACGGCCTTCGTGCAAAAGCCATTTCGATGGCTGCAGGCCATATCGCGGTATCGCGGAACGACGACCTGTGGACCCAATTTTTCCTTCGACCTTTGCGTCTCGAAGGTCACCCCCGAGCAGCGCGCAACCCTCGACTTGAGCAGCCTGGAGACGGTGATGAACGGGGCCGAGCCCGTGCTGCTCTCCACCTTGCAGAACTTCGCGGAGGCGTTCGGGCCGTGCGGTTTCGACCGACGGGCCTTTCGCGGCGGATACGGGCTCGCCGAGGGAACCGTCTTCGTGACCACGAGCCACCGGCTGCCGAAGGGCCCCAACGCGAGGTCCCTTTCCAGGGCCGCCCTCGAGCAGCACCTCGTCGCCGGCTCGACGGAGCGCGATGCGCAAGACATCGTGGCGTGCGGCCCCACGGCCGGCGATCAGGAGCTCGTGATCGTCCACCCGGACCTTCACACGCGCTGCAAGGCCGATCAGATCGGCGAGATCTGGTTGAAGGGCGAAAGCGTGGCGCAAGGCTACTGGGAGCGCCCCGAGGAAACGGCGCGAACGTTCCACGCCTTTTTGGACGACACCAAGGAGGGCCCCTTCCTGCGCACCGGAGATCTCGGTTTCTTGCACGAGAACGAGTTGTACGTCACCGGCAGGACGAAAGATCTCATCATCGTGCGCGGGCGAAATCATTATCCGCAAGATATCGAGCGAACCGTCGAAAACGTGCACCCTACCCTGCGCCTCCATTGCACCGCCGCTTTTTCCGTGCGCGAGCAGGGCGAGGAACGCGTCGTCGTCGTCCAAGAACTCAAACGCGACCACGGCAACGTGGACCTCGAGCAACTCACCGCGGACATCTTTCGAGCCGTCGCCGAGGAGCACGAGCTTTCACTCCATGCGATTGTTTTGATTGCCGATGGAAACATCAGCAAAACCTCGAGCGGAAAGATTCAGCGAAGCACGTGCCGGCGGCGTTACGAAGACGGCGCGTTCCAAGTGCTGCTGCAAACGACCTTCGCCGTTTCGACGAAACGGGCACCGATGGACAGGGCGGCCTTTCTGCAGCGATTTCAACGACTCGACGCAGAAGAATGCCGTGCGCAGGTGGAGCTGTATCTGATTCAGATGCTGCGCAGCATTCGGCAGGGCTTGTTCTACATCGATGTGCATCAGGCGCTGGTCAAAATTGGCTTGGACTCCCTGGGCGTGGCCGAGGTGCGAAGTGCCCTGGAGGACGACTTGGGCATGGCGTTCCCCATTCCAACGTTGATGGATATGTCGTTGCGCGATCTTGCGGAGGAGATCCTTCGCGGTGCGGCCACCGCGAGCCTCGAGGGCGTACGAAAGGGTGCCGATGGATTGTCCGACGCCGAGGTGACGACGTTGCTCGAAGACATGCTCTCGCTCGAAGGCAGCAACCGTGCGTAA
- a CDS encoding acyltransferase domain-containing protein — protein MGNVVQQQEQHDLIAVVAMNGRFPGADGIEPFWKNIREGRESISFFSDEELADAGVDQATLRHPKYVKARGVVRGIKMFDPLFFGFSHREAAYTDPQQRLFLECAWELFERAGYDLDAYAGSVGVFAGSAISSYLLNNLWPNRELVHSVDPYHLVLANDKDHLTTRLAYKLNLKGPCVTVQTGCSTSLVAIHMACQALLNRECDMALAGGVALSIPQVTGYLYQENNKNSPDGHTRTFDARAQGTVQSEGAALVLLKRLDDALLDGDTIHAVVRGSAINNDGAAKVSYTAPSIDGQADVIRTAQLLADVPVDSIQYVECHGTATAMGDPIEVAALTKAFRAATEREGFCALGSLKSNVGHMDTAAGAAGFIKTALALHHACIPPSLHFEAPNEQIDFARSPFFVNTQPRAWERGDHPRRAAVSAFGVGGTNAHVILEEPCLRAPSDPATDWQLLLLSAKSEAALQRSTSNLLAYLESHPDANLADVAYTLQVGRKAFEHRRALVCRDTHDAVATLRELPPQRVFTKRPHAETPVVFMFPGQVPLYEQMGRELYEREPAFRAAMARCAEHMDSSLPGAAPKAGLGAQPALFAFEYALAQLWLSWGVEPHAYMGHSMGEYVAATLAGVLDLPDALRLVAARERLLQGLPRGAILTVLADESVLRGLVEHAGEHVAITAFNAPGVHSISGPLEAIDALQTELQRRGIVHNRLPVSLVSHGSMVDPIVGAFRRVLEQVTLRQPETPYLSGVTGQWITADEAMDPEYWVRHLREPVRFSQGMSTLLAQSKWILLEVGPGRTLSSLVHPHERGSEQVILASIPSAKANTEAESMLQALGKLWAAGGAIDRRAILGHTRRSRLVLPTYPFERQRCWIDAENTLEEPPIVPRESPAFVEATEISDSQRIILRFWHELLGTPTIDLHDDFFDLGGNSLLGIQLHTRLKEQFDVEISLKDLLEKTTVAGMADLVELTILEEIESLHVHE, from the coding sequence ATGGGAAACGTGGTTCAGCAGCAGGAGCAGCACGATTTGATCGCGGTCGTGGCCATGAATGGCCGCTTCCCCGGTGCCGACGGCATCGAGCCCTTTTGGAAGAATATCCGCGAAGGTCGAGAATCCATCTCGTTTTTCTCGGACGAGGAGCTCGCCGACGCCGGAGTGGATCAAGCTACCCTGCGCCATCCGAAGTACGTCAAAGCGCGCGGGGTGGTCCGCGGCATCAAAATGTTCGACCCGCTGTTCTTCGGCTTTTCGCATCGAGAGGCGGCCTACACCGATCCGCAGCAACGCCTTTTTCTGGAGTGCGCATGGGAGTTGTTCGAGCGGGCAGGCTACGATCTGGATGCCTACGCCGGCTCGGTGGGGGTATTTGCAGGGTCGGCGATTTCCAGTTACCTACTGAATAACTTGTGGCCCAATCGCGAATTGGTTCACTCCGTGGATCCGTACCACTTGGTGCTGGCGAATGACAAAGATCACCTGACCACGCGCCTGGCGTACAAGCTGAATCTCAAAGGACCGTGCGTGACCGTGCAAACGGGCTGCTCGACCTCCCTCGTGGCCATTCATATGGCTTGCCAGGCGCTCTTGAACCGAGAGTGCGATATGGCCCTGGCTGGTGGCGTGGCGCTGAGCATTCCGCAGGTGACGGGATATCTTTATCAGGAGAACAACAAGAATTCGCCCGATGGGCACACGCGGACGTTCGACGCACGCGCCCAAGGCACCGTGCAGAGCGAGGGCGCGGCGCTGGTGCTTTTGAAGCGCCTGGACGATGCGCTGCTGGACGGCGATACGATTCATGCGGTGGTTCGCGGGTCGGCCATCAACAACGATGGCGCGGCCAAGGTCAGTTACACCGCGCCGAGCATCGATGGGCAGGCGGACGTCATCCGCACGGCGCAACTTCTGGCCGATGTGCCCGTGGATTCGATTCAGTACGTCGAGTGCCATGGCACCGCCACCGCGATGGGCGATCCCATCGAGGTGGCGGCGCTGACGAAGGCGTTTCGCGCGGCCACGGAGCGGGAGGGCTTCTGCGCCCTCGGCTCCCTCAAGAGCAACGTAGGTCACATGGACACCGCGGCGGGGGCGGCCGGCTTCATCAAGACGGCCTTGGCGCTGCACCACGCGTGCATTCCGCCGAGTTTGCACTTCGAGGCGCCCAATGAGCAAATCGACTTTGCTCGCAGCCCCTTCTTCGTCAATACGCAGCCCCGCGCGTGGGAAAGAGGAGACCATCCGCGGCGCGCTGCCGTGAGCGCCTTTGGCGTGGGCGGGACCAATGCGCACGTGATTCTCGAAGAACCGTGTTTGCGTGCGCCGTCCGATCCGGCGACGGACTGGCAGCTCTTGCTCCTATCGGCAAAGAGCGAGGCGGCATTGCAACGAAGCACGAGCAACCTGCTCGCGTACTTGGAGTCGCACCCCGACGCGAACCTGGCAGACGTCGCCTATACCCTCCAGGTCGGGCGAAAGGCCTTCGAGCATCGCCGTGCACTCGTTTGCCGCGACACCCACGACGCCGTGGCGACGTTGAGGGAGCTGCCGCCCCAACGCGTGTTCACCAAGCGCCCGCACGCCGAGACGCCCGTGGTGTTCATGTTTCCCGGTCAGGTGCCCCTGTACGAACAGATGGGGCGCGAGCTGTACGAGCGTGAACCCGCATTTCGCGCCGCCATGGCCCGCTGCGCGGAGCACATGGATTCGTCGCTCCCAGGAGCGGCCCCCAAAGCGGGGCTTGGTGCCCAACCGGCGCTCTTCGCATTCGAGTATGCGCTGGCGCAGCTCTGGCTTTCCTGGGGCGTCGAGCCTCACGCGTACATGGGCCATAGCATGGGCGAATACGTCGCCGCCACCTTGGCCGGGGTCCTCGATCTGCCCGATGCCCTTCGCCTGGTGGCTGCACGCGAGCGGCTTCTTCAGGGCCTTCCGCGCGGCGCCATCCTCACCGTCTTGGCCGACGAGTCGGTGTTGCGCGGCTTGGTCGAGCATGCGGGCGAGCATGTGGCCATCACCGCCTTCAATGCGCCCGGCGTTCATTCGATATCGGGTCCCCTCGAGGCCATCGACGCGCTGCAAACGGAATTGCAGCGCCGCGGCATCGTCCACAACCGTCTTCCGGTGTCCCTCGTTTCACACGGCAGCATGGTCGACCCCATCGTGGGCGCATTCCGGCGCGTCCTCGAGCAGGTGACGTTGCGCCAGCCCGAGACGCCCTACCTCTCCGGCGTCACCGGCCAATGGATCACCGCCGACGAGGCCATGGATCCCGAATACTGGGTTCGTCATTTGCGCGAGCCGGTGCGTTTCTCCCAGGGCATGTCCACGCTCCTCGCCCAATCGAAATGGATCCTCCTCGAGGTGGGCCCGGGCCGGACCTTGTCCTCGCTCGTCCACCCGCACGAGCGCGGCAGCGAACAAGTCATCCTCGCATCGATTCCCTCCGCCAAGGCGAACACCGAAGCGGAGTCGATGCTGCAGGCCCTGGGCAAGTTGTGGGCGGCTGGCGGCGCCATCGACCGCCGAGCCATTCTCGGGCACACCCGCCGCTCCCGCCTCGTCCTGCCGACGTACCCGTTCGAACGACAGCGCTGCTGGATTGACGCCGAGAACACGCTGGAGGAGCCGCCCATTGTGCCTCGAGAGAGCCCCGCCTTCGTGGAGGCGACGGAGATCAGCGACTCCCAACGAATCATCCTTCGATTCTGGCACGAGCTGCTCGGCACACCCACCATCGACCTTCATGACGACTTTTTCGACCTCGGTGGCAATTCTCTCTTGGGAATTCAATTGCATACGCGACTCAAAGAGCAATTCGACGTCGAAATCTCGCTCAAAGATCTTCTCGAAAAGACGACCGTCGCCGGCATGGCCGACCTGGTCGAGCTGACCATCCTCGAAGAAATCGAATCCCTGCACGTCCACGAATAG
- a CDS encoding amino acid adenylation domain-containing protein, which translates to MRKPLAYAQMRLWLIDQLEPANPMYTISAVFDLTGVLRIDALEAALNEIVRRHEALRTVFLHEKGVPYQVVQPFQPLRLPVVDSETPPAPFDLATGPLFRVELVRKGEREHLLALQIHHIVSDAWSFKLFTQELAALYADFVRGSAPSLPPLPLQFSDYCVWERQWLRPERLEPQLAYWKSHLAGPLPVIQLPTDRVRQPKQTHRGALHRFYLPKPLMDAVKAFSQGASVTPFMTLFAAFQTLIYRYTGQEDILVGSAFAGRGKREVHGLIGFFVNTLPLRVQLGGEPSFAELLKRVRETALGAYAHQDVPFIKLVQELQPDRDTSYAPLVQLMFVLRQKAPVPVYPLPELTMSRPKEVDSGVAKFELSWSMEEEEENFLALIEYNADLFDQARIERFAEHFVTLLRAAIGQPDRSIATLPLLTERERHLLGTGNEPAAPQVCFHRIFEARAAESPEAVAVVYGDARLTYAELDARASRLARHLRQCGVRRDELVGIRMHRSLDLVVAILGIFKAGGAYVPIDPTLPEERIGFLLEDARPRLVLTQVDVDDVNGALDHDEHTHDLAYVIYTSGSTGKPKGVQVEHAGLLNLLQAQIATFGVTKRSRVLQFASMSFDASIFEIIMALGTGATLVVAEHLTVGARLLELLERQAITHATLPPSILAHLPEAELPALETIITAGEACPQGLVDRWAGTHRFFNAYGPTEATVWSTVAPCHPGERVTIGRPIGHTQILILDSHLQPVPIGVPGEIYIGGIGLARGYLGRPELTKERFIDSPFGRVYRTGDLARYLDDGSIDFLGRTDDQVKLRGFRIELEEVESTLLQHPSVREAVVLVKDDKLVAFFSGSAAAAEVRAFVKEKLPSYMVPAVCVAMESLPLTTNNKVDKAALARVDVGQRELDGYGAPATVTEEILAGIWADVLKVDRVGVGDDFFALGGHSLQAVQVVSRIGEAFGRTVPLSAIFERPTVAELAEWIELAERTASPALSLQATTQLQLSFAQQRLWFLHSLNPGRAEYNIPAAIALRGALDVERLRAALGHLVERHEALRTRVANVDGVPQAVLGTPRLECALLEDDMEAAALREAQRPFDLANDLPIRATLLRKDPARHVLLLTIHHIAADDRSLRILLEDLHALYSGQGLAELPVQYKDFAAWQRASLAGDVHARQLAYWRRQLANAPPPLNLPTEGPRPTERTGAGDSASYLLPATLVEALQRLARRENATLFMTLLAAFNAVLHRYTGETDLLVGTPVANRGQREIEHVVGYFGNTLVLRTDASGKPSFRELLARVRTMALDAYEHADIPFEHVVDKLGLARDRGHAPLLQIMFALQDTAPMPSRIGDLEAHVSETDNKTAKFDLVLLLRLQKEGGLVVRVQYGTDAFGAGIIQRMLAHYHALLAGIVANPDQPIHALPLLTEEEREQRLAWNATETDYPQHARVHELFEAQVERTPDSIAVVWHEERRTYRRLNEEANRLAHHLMRRGVGPETPVGLYMDRSLDMVIGLLAILKAGGVHVPLDPGYPQERIGFMLSDARVHVLLTHRQLAQALPSHEAAVVNVDTQRDVLRTESTENPRQGGHVDHLAYAIYTSGSTGRPKGVAIPHRAINRLVLRTNYIDIRPEDKIAQASNASFDAAIFEIWGALLHGACLVGIDKEVAISPQDFTEQVRQQGITVLFLTTALFHLIAHAAPAGLRSVRDVLIGGDALDGGCVKAVLEHGPPGRLLNVYGPTESTTFATYHHVRRPPSEGTIVPIGIPLSNTEIHVLDPHLQPVPVGVPGEIYIGGAGLARGYLHRPELTAERFITLAGETPAIDGVRLYKTGDRGRYLPDGTLEFLERLDHQVKLRGYRIELGEIEATLRAHPSIADAAVLVREDIPGHKQLVAYVGRAAEHEVKASDLRQHVSQQLPSFMVPAHFIVLDALPLSPNGKIDRKCLAQMGSPTPPRENDYVAPRSELEKKISAVWEDVLHRENVGVHDNFFDLGGSSLLMPRTLSKLNGVLDKKLALITLFQYPSISSLAKFLSEDFTPASTFAQTKEKANTMRSSRSRQAERRRKIAQ; encoded by the coding sequence GTGCGTAAACCTCTTGCGTATGCGCAGATGCGTCTGTGGTTGATCGACCAATTGGAGCCGGCCAACCCGATGTACACGATTTCCGCGGTCTTCGACCTTACGGGGGTGCTGCGGATCGATGCGCTGGAAGCGGCCTTGAACGAGATCGTGCGCCGGCACGAGGCGCTTCGCACGGTCTTTCTGCACGAAAAGGGTGTTCCCTATCAGGTCGTGCAGCCGTTTCAGCCGCTGCGCCTGCCCGTGGTCGATTCCGAAACACCGCCGGCGCCGTTCGATCTGGCCACGGGCCCGCTCTTTCGGGTCGAGTTGGTCCGCAAAGGAGAGCGAGAACACCTTCTGGCGCTGCAGATTCACCACATCGTTTCGGATGCCTGGTCGTTCAAGCTGTTCACGCAGGAGCTCGCGGCGCTGTATGCGGATTTCGTCCGAGGCTCGGCGCCGTCGTTGCCGCCGCTGCCGCTGCAGTTCTCCGATTATTGCGTTTGGGAACGGCAATGGCTGCGTCCCGAGCGGCTCGAGCCCCAATTGGCCTATTGGAAATCGCATTTGGCGGGTCCGCTGCCGGTGATTCAGCTTCCCACGGACCGCGTGCGCCAACCCAAGCAGACGCACCGAGGCGCCCTGCACCGATTCTACCTGCCCAAGCCGTTGATGGACGCGGTGAAGGCGTTCAGCCAGGGCGCGAGCGTCACGCCGTTCATGACGCTTTTCGCGGCCTTTCAGACGCTGATTTACCGCTATACGGGGCAGGAAGACATTCTCGTGGGCTCCGCCTTCGCGGGGCGCGGCAAGCGCGAGGTGCACGGGCTGATCGGCTTTTTCGTGAACACGCTGCCCTTGCGGGTGCAGCTTGGCGGGGAGCCTTCCTTCGCGGAGCTCTTGAAGCGCGTACGCGAGACGGCCCTCGGGGCCTATGCCCATCAGGACGTGCCATTCATCAAACTGGTGCAGGAGCTGCAACCCGACCGCGATACGAGCTATGCGCCCTTGGTGCAGCTCATGTTCGTGCTCCGGCAAAAGGCGCCCGTCCCCGTGTACCCGCTGCCCGAGCTCACCATGAGCCGCCCCAAGGAGGTGGACAGCGGCGTCGCCAAATTCGAATTGAGTTGGTCCATGGAGGAAGAGGAGGAAAATTTCCTCGCCCTCATCGAATACAATGCCGACCTGTTCGACCAGGCGCGCATCGAGCGCTTCGCCGAGCACTTCGTTACCCTTTTGCGCGCCGCCATCGGGCAGCCGGACCGCTCGATTGCAACGTTGCCGCTGCTCACCGAGCGCGAACGGCACCTTCTGGGCACGGGGAACGAGCCGGCGGCACCGCAGGTGTGCTTCCACCGTATTTTCGAGGCGCGGGCCGCGGAAAGCCCCGAGGCCGTGGCCGTGGTCTATGGAGATGCGCGGCTCACGTATGCCGAGCTGGATGCGCGGGCCAGCCGGCTCGCACGGCATTTGAGGCAATGCGGCGTGCGCCGGGACGAGTTGGTGGGCATTCGCATGCATCGCTCGCTGGATCTCGTGGTGGCGATTTTGGGCATCTTCAAAGCGGGCGGCGCGTACGTGCCCATCGACCCGACCTTGCCCGAGGAGCGCATCGGGTTTCTCCTGGAGGATGCTCGGCCCCGCCTGGTGCTCACGCAGGTCGATGTCGACGACGTGAATGGTGCGCTCGACCATGATGAACATACTCACGATTTGGCCTATGTCATTTACACGTCGGGATCGACGGGAAAGCCAAAGGGGGTACAGGTCGAGCATGCCGGGCTTTTGAATCTGCTGCAGGCGCAGATCGCGACGTTTGGCGTGACGAAACGTAGCCGCGTATTGCAATTTGCGTCGATGAGCTTCGACGCCTCGATCTTCGAGATCATCATGGCGCTGGGCACCGGGGCGACGCTCGTGGTGGCCGAGCACCTCACAGTGGGCGCGCGGCTGCTCGAATTGCTCGAGCGCCAGGCGATCACGCACGCCACCTTGCCGCCATCGATCCTCGCGCACCTGCCGGAGGCGGAGCTACCGGCGCTGGAGACGATCATCACGGCCGGCGAGGCTTGCCCGCAAGGGCTGGTCGATCGTTGGGCGGGCACGCATCGATTCTTCAATGCCTATGGCCCCACCGAGGCCACCGTGTGGAGCACCGTCGCGCCATGCCATCCGGGCGAGCGTGTGACCATTGGCCGGCCCATCGGGCATACACAGATTCTTATCTTGGATTCGCATTTGCAACCAGTGCCCATTGGCGTACCGGGAGAAATCTACATTGGCGGGATCGGATTGGCGCGAGGGTATCTCGGGCGACCGGAGCTGACGAAAGAGCGATTCATCGACAGCCCATTCGGGCGCGTGTATCGAACGGGGGATCTGGCGCGGTATCTGGACGATGGGAGCATCGATTTTCTTGGCCGCACGGACGACCAAGTCAAACTTCGCGGGTTCCGCATCGAGCTGGAGGAGGTGGAAAGCACGTTGCTGCAGCATCCCAGCGTGCGCGAGGCGGTCGTTCTCGTCAAAGACGATAAGCTGGTCGCATTTTTCTCCGGGAGTGCGGCGGCCGCCGAGGTTCGCGCGTTCGTGAAGGAGAAGTTGCCTTCGTACATGGTGCCAGCCGTGTGTGTGGCGATGGAGTCGCTTCCGCTCACGACGAACAACAAGGTCGACAAAGCGGCGCTGGCGCGGGTCGATGTTGGGCAGCGGGAGCTCGATGGATATGGTGCACCGGCAACGGTCACCGAGGAGATCCTCGCGGGGATCTGGGCCGATGTGCTGAAGGTTGACCGGGTTGGGGTAGGTGACGACTTCTTTGCACTCGGCGGGCACTCGCTGCAGGCGGTGCAGGTGGTCTCGCGCATCGGGGAGGCTTTTGGGCGGACTGTGCCATTGTCGGCGATCTTCGAGCGGCCGACCGTCGCAGAATTGGCCGAGTGGATCGAGCTGGCGGAGCGCACCGCATCCCCTGCCCTTTCCCTGCAAGCGACAACGCAATTGCAGCTATCGTTTGCACAGCAGCGGCTTTGGTTTCTTCATTCTTTGAATCCAGGGCGGGCCGAATACAATATTCCCGCGGCGATCGCGTTGCGGGGGGCGCTGGATGTGGAGAGATTGCGCGCGGCGCTCGGCCACTTGGTGGAGCGCCATGAGGCACTGCGGACCCGGGTGGCCAATGTGGATGGCGTGCCGCAGGCGGTTTTGGGTACGCCGCGTCTCGAATGTGCGCTTCTCGAAGATGACATGGAGGCCGCGGCACTTCGGGAGGCCCAGCGGCCGTTCGATTTGGCCAACGATCTTCCGATTCGGGCCACGCTGTTGCGTAAGGATCCTGCGCGTCACGTGCTGCTTTTGACGATTCATCACATTGCCGCGGACGACCGCTCGTTGCGGATTCTTCTCGAGGACTTGCACGCGCTGTATTCCGGGCAAGGGCTAGCCGAGCTGCCGGTCCAGTACAAAGACTTTGCGGCCTGGCAGCGAGCGTCGCTCGCGGGAGACGTTCACGCGCGCCAACTGGCCTATTGGCGCAGGCAGCTCGCGAACGCGCCGCCTCCGTTGAACCTTCCCACCGAGGGGCCGCGCCCGACGGAGCGCACCGGCGCAGGGGATAGTGCATCGTACCTTCTTCCGGCAACGCTGGTCGAGGCGCTGCAGCGCCTGGCGCGTCGCGAGAACGCAACGCTGTTCATGACCCTTCTGGCGGCGTTCAATGCAGTTCTACATCGGTATACAGGCGAAACCGATCTTCTCGTGGGGACGCCGGTGGCCAACCGCGGGCAGCGCGAAATCGAGCATGTGGTCGGCTATTTTGGAAACACGTTGGTCCTGCGAACGGATGCCTCGGGCAAGCCCTCGTTCCGCGAGCTCCTCGCGCGCGTGCGCACCATGGCGCTGGACGCGTACGAGCACGCGGACATCCCCTTCGAACACGTGGTCGACAAGCTGGGCCTCGCCCGCGACCGCGGCCACGCTCCGCTTTTGCAAATCATGTTTGCGCTGCAGGACACCGCCCCCATGCCCTCGCGCATCGGGGACCTCGAGGCGCACGTTTCGGAGACCGACAACAAAACGGCGAAGTTCGATTTGGTCCTTCTCCTGCGCCTGCAGAAAGAAGGTGGCCTCGTCGTGCGCGTACAATACGGCACCGACGCATTCGGCGCGGGCATCATCCAGCGCATGCTGGCGCATTACCACGCGTTGCTCGCGGGCATCGTCGCGAATCCCGATCAACCGATCCATGCTTTGCCCCTTCTCACCGAAGAAGAACGGGAGCAGCGGCTCGCGTGGAATGCGACGGAAACCGATTACCCGCAGCATGCCCGCGTGCACGAGCTCTTCGAGGCCCAGGTGGAACGGACCCCCGATTCCATCGCCGTGGTGTGGCACGAAGAGCGCCGGACGTACCGTCGATTGAACGAGGAGGCCAATCGGCTCGCGCACCATTTGATGCGAAGGGGCGTTGGCCCCGAAACGCCGGTGGGGCTCTACATGGATCGCTCCCTGGACATGGTCATAGGCCTGCTCGCCATCCTCAAGGCCGGCGGTGTCCATGTGCCACTCGACCCGGGTTATCCGCAGGAGCGAATCGGTTTCATGCTCTCCGACGCGCGCGTGCACGTGCTGCTCACCCATCGGCAGCTTGCTCAAGCATTGCCATCGCACGAGGCCGCGGTGGTGAACGTGGACACGCAGCGCGACGTGCTCCGCACGGAGAGCACGGAGAATCCGCGGCAGGGCGGCCATGTGGACCATCTCGCCTATGCCATTTACACCTCGGGCTCGACCGGGCGGCCCAAAGGCGTCGCCATTCCGCACCGCGCGATCAACCGGCTCGTGCTCCGGACCAATTACATCGATATTCGCCCCGAGGATAAGATAGCCCAGGCCTCGAATGCATCGTTCGACGCCGCCATTTTCGAGATATGGGGAGCGCTCCTCCACGGTGCCTGCCTCGTTGGCATCGACAAGGAGGTGGCCATCTCGCCCCAAGACTTCACCGAGCAGGTTCGGCAACAGGGCATTACCGTCTTGTTTCTCACCACCGCGTTGTTCCATCTCATTGCCCACGCGGCGCCTGCGGGCCTTCGCTCGGTGCGCGATGTGCTCATCGGCGGCGATGCGCTCGATGGTGGCTGCGTCAAGGCGGTGCTCGAACACGGGCCGCCCGGGCGCCTGCTCAATGTTTATGGCCCCACCGAGAGCACGACGTTTGCGACGTACCACCACGTCCGGCGTCCCCCGAGCGAAGGAACCATCGTTCCCATTGGTATTCCCCTTTCCAACACGGAGATCCATGTCCTCGACCCGCACCTGCAGCCGGTGCCGGTCGGCGTGCCCGGGGAAATCTACATCGGCGGCGCGGGCCTGGCTCGCGGCTATCTGCATCGTCCGGAGCTCACCGCCGAGCGCTTCATCACCCTCGCCGGGGAAACGCCCGCGATCGATGGCGTGCGGCTCTACAAAACGGGCGACCGCGGGCGCTACTTGCCCGATGGCACCCTCGAATTTCTCGAACGCCTCGATCACCAAGTCAAACTGCGCGGCTATCGCATCGAGCTTGGCGAGATCGAAGCCACCCTACGCGCCCATCCTTCCATCGCCGATGCGGCCGTCCTGGTGCGCGAGGACATTCCCGGGCACAAGCAATTGGTCGCCTACGTGGGACGCGCCGCCGAGCACGAAGTCAAAGCCAGCGATCTGCGCCAGCACGTCAGCCAACAGCTCCCCAGCTTCATGGTGCCGGCCCATTTCATCGTGCTCGATGCATTGCCGCTCTCCCCCAACGGCAAGATCGACCGGAAATGCCTCGCCCAAATGGGAAGTCCCACGCCACCGCGCGAAAACGACTACGTTGCGCCGCGCTCCGAGCTGGAGAAGAAGATCTCGGCGGTCTGGGAAGATGTCCTCCATCGCGAGAACGTGGGGGTCCACGACAATTTCTTCGATCTGGGTGGCTCCTCACTGCTCATGCCGCGCACGTTGAGTAAGCTAAACGGAGTACTCGATAAAAAGCTCGCACTGATTACCTTGTTCCAGTACCCGAGCATCTCGTCGCTGGCGAAATTCCTCAGCGAAGATTTCACGCCCGCATCGACCTTCGCGCAGACGAAGGAAAAGGCCAATACGATGCGCTCTTCCCGCTCCCGTCAAGCCGAACGGCGACGGAAGATCGCGCAATAG